In Lolium rigidum isolate FL_2022 chromosome 3, APGP_CSIRO_Lrig_0.1, whole genome shotgun sequence, the genomic window GTTGAGCAAGAGGCAAGAAAATTACGGAAGATTTAACGTTAAGATCACGAAGATCAGTGAAGGTGGCAAATTAACGTTGCGCAGTGTGGAGGTGAAACATAACGAGGTAAATGTGTAAAGCTAATATATATTTGTTGCTTTTCTGTCTTAACAAATTTTGAAGATATCTTGCACAATTATACAGGCGAGGGACTATTTTATTCTGTGCTTTTACTCTATTTTATTCCATTACTCTTGTTCACTGATGCATAGACTTAGTTCTTGTACCCTTTAAAAGTATGTAATGCTTTTGTTAGAAGGAGCTTGGTGTATTTCACATTTGAGGAAAATTTCCTCTCATATAACCACCTAAATATCTCATGAATGGTATCTTTCATCAGTTATATTATCACTGTTTTTCTTCCATTTTCTTATGACACTCATGCTTATAGTGGTAGTGAAGATTTCAGTTCAGTTTTTAAGGCATTGATTCATCAGTCTTATCACAAAGTGTCATCGCAGTGTGATGAATGAATTCCTCCTTTTACCACTActtgatgtactccctccgatccataataagtgtcgtggcTTTAGTTCAATTTAGTCCAAATTTGAATTAATGTGCCGatgcttattatggatcggagggagtagcatttttTAGTACACGTTAGCTTATACCATTGGTGAATATTTATCATGTTGCTATAAATTCTGCTGATTCTGTATTTTGCAACATATACTTATTTTCTTCCAAGTTTACTTTTCTTCTGGTTTCCTGAACATAATCACGTAagatattgcttgcaacttacgaTTCTTTATTTTGCAGTCACATAAAGTGCATACTGTTCTCCATATCCAGCACTCTACATGGCCCGACCATGGCGTGCCAGATGACAGCAGTACTGTACGGAACATTCTAAAAAGGTTATATGGCATTCCGAAAGAGCATCCAATAGTTGCACATTGCAGGTTCGGTTCTTAATGCCATGATTTTCTTTTCACCCTTGCACACTCTCTAATAATATTGCATTCCTTTTTCTTGTTTCAGTGCAGGCATTGGGAGAACTGgtgcttacatcaccatccacaaTACAATAGAGAGAGTATTACTTGGTGATCAAACTGCTACAGATCTTGCTGCAACTGTCAGGGAGTTCAGATACCGGCGTCCTGGGATGGTCCAAACAGAGGtatgcttttttttcttttttttgtttgtgaGTCGGTCGCAAGATTCTCTAAGTCTCAAATCAAGTTGGGAATTTTTAGACAAATTGCCACACATTTGTTTACACTTTGACACAAGTGGCACACTTTGTGTTATGACAAGTGGATAGTGGCTTCTGACCCCACAGGTCAATGATACAAGGTTGTGACTTTTGTCAGAGCCAAACTAAAAGGTGGCATTTTGTGGAATCCCTCCTCGAGTTGACAATAGTTTTCCATTCAGTGGAAGCTTCCTCACCAAAGCCTTCAGATTTTACGTTACCCACAGAAGAATGATTACTATGTCCTGCATAATAAAGATAGATTGATGAAGTGTTGTaggcataattttatccattgatTAAACAGTGTCTCAGAACACTGCAAAGCAGATTGCTGCTAGTAGCACTCCACCCTAAGAACATCTTGTGCTTTGCAGGACCAATACAAGTTCTGCTATGGTGCGATCGTGGCGGAGCTGAAAGAACTGATTAAAAAATCATAGCGCAAAGACCATTTTCTGAGAGAAGTTTCATGCAGAAACATGCTCTTGCTTCCTCGATTTGCTATGCTTTAGCTGATAGCATTGATGCACGTCATGAAGGAAGACCGGAATTTGTATTTCAGTAGGAAGCTCTTTCCAAAATTATTGTGATCAGTATTTTACCAATTTGATCATATCTCGCACCGATTTGCAAATGGCTGGCGCACACCCAGAATCACCATTGCTATGTATCCACTTGTATCACTTCCGTTGAATGATTATATGTGTTGACGCCAGATGGTTGGCATGTCTACTggtgcaccaccaccacctagTAGCTTGCATTGTTTGATGGCAGATGCATGAAACTCAAATTGTGCCGAATGATCTTTATATGTCTTTCCTTGTTAATTCTTGAATGCTGTGTCTGAAGCACAAAGCCCATATAAGAAACGCATGGCTGCACTATGTCGGTCAACTGTACCCACAAATCCCTCCCCGCCATGTCTCACACTCTTGGCATCACCAGTTGCTCGCACACTCCTATTGCAGCTCGATCTCCTCCTTCCCCTCTAAACCGATGAAATGAATGAATGGTCGCTACCACTACTCAGTGTAGTAGAGAGTAGAGACCCATGCACGCTAGGCGCGCGGCCATCTTCTCCGTTCTGCTCGCGCTCCCCATCGTGGCGTTGGTGCCGCGCGCGCCGTCGTCCTGGTCCGTCTTCCGATCCCGGCCTCTCCTGAACGCCGGCGGCAAAGTTCGCGCCGGTGGCTGCGACTACTCCGACGGGGCATGGGTGCGGGACGCCGATTCCCCGACGGTTTACACGGAGGATTGCCCGTTCCTGGACCCTGGTTTCCAGTGCGCACGCAACGGCCGGAGCGACTCGTCGTTCCGGCACTGGCGATGGCAGCCTCGCGGCTGCAACCTCCCTAAGTAGGTACCGCCGCGCGCCATTGCCATCTCCGGTTACAGAATTTTTTCGAGGATCGATCTTGTGTCGCATGCATCTTGATTTCAGTTACCTGCGGCCAGTCTCCTCCATGTACGTCAAACGGTTACCGAGAAGAAGCATTTCTGTAGGTTTAACGCGAGCGAGATGCTGGAGAGGAGCCGGAACGGGCGGATCGTGTTCGCCGGCGACTCGATCGGCCGCAACCAGTGGGAGTCCAtggtgtgcatgctcgccgccggcgccggcgggtcGAGGATCTACGAGCAGTCCGGGAAGCCCATCGGCCGGCACAAGGGGTACCTTTCCATGGTGTTCGCGGACTACAACCTCTCCGTGGAGTACTACCGCGCGCCGATGCTCGTCAGGGTCGACCGCTTCCCGGTCCAGGCGAGCGGCGACGACGCGGTCGTCAGGGGAGCGGTCCGGCTGGACGCGCTGCCGCGTCACGCCGACCGCTGGGCCGGCGCCGACGTGCTCGTCCTCAACACCGGGCACTGGTGGAACGAGCACAAGACCATCAAAGCGTATGTAGGTTAAATCATAATTAATTAATTCCTCGCAGAGAAAGAACATTTGCTGATT contains:
- the LOC124696697 gene encoding protein trichome birefringence-like 8, with amino-acid sequence MHARRAAIFSVLLALPIVALVPRAPSSWSVFRSRPLLNAGGKVRAGGCDYSDGAWVRDADSPTVYTEDCPFLDPGFQCARNGRSDSSFRHWRWQPRGCNLPKFNASEMLERSRNGRIVFAGDSIGRNQWESMVCMLAAGAGGSRIYEQSGKPIGRHKGYLSMVFADYNLSVEYYRAPMLVRVDRFPVQASGDDAVVRGAVRLDALPRHADRWAGADVLVLNTGHWWNEHKTIKAGNYFMVGKRFNVTTDIREAFRLSLQTVKRWELSNARRSKSYLFFRSYSPSHYSNGAWDTGGSCAAQQQPRTATGGDQFIEENSWMNAAISSTMRGVRRKGRNARFLNITHMTELRRDGHPSRHREPGTPPDAPEDCSHWCLPGVPDTWNQVLYAHLLSMGYATRTKH